The DNA segment GTCTAGTCTCCTTCTTTGTCCATCCCCAGTCCCCATATATAGCTTCCATAAAAAGGCCCCTTCATTTTCGCatacaaacaaaattaaataatgtcCCCCCAACGCTACCGCCATTTTCCGCCCTTCCCTTCTTGCTTCCGCCCTTCCGCCGCCGCAGACAACCGCCATATGCCGTCGCCACAAACCGCCGCTAAAACTAGCCTCGCTACAAGTCTCTACGACACAAATATAGGCcttttttccttaatctggtcccGCACCTTCCTTGGCCACTCCCTCCACCTCCACCACCATCACCACCACCTTCCCTCTTCTTCTCTCTCCGTCCTTTCATCCTCCGCCCTCCATTTTCATCTCAATATCAAATCCTTTGCTTTTTGGAAGAAAAAAGGTTGTAAAAAACTCAGCAGCGCCACTGTCCCTAATGTGAAAATCTTCTGGGACCTTTCAAGGGCAAAGTTCGGATCCGGACCTGAACCCGACTCTGGGTTCTTCGTTGCCGTCGTCGTCGACGGTGAAATGACGATTCTCGTCGGCGATGCTACCAAGGAAGCTTATACTCGAACTAGAGCTCAAAACCCTGGGAGTAGAAGCAGCCAAACTCTTGTTTTGAGAAAAGAGCACGTGTTGGGGAACAGAGTTTACAGCACAAAAGCCAGATTCGGAGGCAAATTAAGGGATATCTCGATCGATTGTAGGGTAAACGAGGATGCGCAGCTGTGTTTGAGCGTGGATAACAAAAGGGTATTGCAAATAAAGCGGCTTAAATGGAAATTTAGAGGGAATGAGAGGATTGAAGTGGATGGGGTATGGATAGGAGTCTCGTGGGATGTCTACAGCTGGTTGTTCGATAAAGATGGCAACAATGGGCGTCCAGCCGTTTTTATCTTCAAGTTCGAGAACCAAGGCTCTGAAACCATGGAGGATCCTTTCAAGGAGGGTGTGGTTTTGGGGCAGCAAAGTCCGTGTAGTGATGGGATTGaatggaagaagaaaaggagaagCTTGTTGAGGAGTGCTAGGAGCTCTTCGTCTTCGTCCATTTCGATGTCTTCGGCTTCTTCGGGGTGCAGCTCTTCGGTAATGGAGTGGGAAAGCGTTGAGGAGAGTGAGTTATGTGCTCCCATGGGCTTCTCTTTGCTTGTTTACGCCTGGAGAAACTGAAAAGATTGTgcctttttttttgtgtgtgtgttcaTAACATTATTAGTCTCTATTTATCACTAACCCCATTTGTTTTTAGAACATAGCACAATAAGTAAATTATAATGGTAGAGATCCATGACTCAACCTTTTACCAATTTAGTAGCTACATTCGATCCCGATTGAATTGAATTCCAGAAGATTTGTGCGTAAGAGACCTCGCATGCCTTATCACTCATCACTCCACCCAACAAGATTGCTagtttctttttaactttttagttGTAAATTTGAGCCCTTTGGTTGTAGTCTCAGGAGCCATACGCGGATATTTAATGAGCAGAAGCaaaattttgcttgattttgCCTTTTTTCTTTTGGCATGAAATTGTTCCTTGTTTAATTTTACCTACCGACTTGTTAGAGTGCTCGACTTTTAATCAGGGAGAGAGGTcgagaaattaaaagaatttggaGGTCAAggttaaaaagaattatgttAAAGTGGtctaaaattgaataaatagttcTTTGGAGTGATCAAATATGCAATTTCTGATAAgctgaaaaggattaaattgtaaggaCTAAAATGGAAATTATACCATTTATCAAGGGGAGGACTTTGTCCCTGCTTCTAATCCTAGTAATCAGGATTAAACACAGTAAACTGTTATTAGCTTCCGGCGTTATGTTGTTTTTTGCCAACATTATTAAGTTAATTCTTGCATGTGAGATGTGGGTCTGGGGTGTGTGAACCCAGATTGAGATCAGCGACCGACAAAAAAGGTTGAACATGTCCTGGATCTCTGACTGAAAACCGAAAGGTTACTTCGTCGGTCAGTTAGTGAGAGTGACAAAAAATGTCGTACTTGATCCACAACGGCAACCCAAGGTGATGAAAAGTAACCCAACTGTGTCGGGCTTGACCGTGTCAATCTGACAACATGACTGATTTTCTCTAATGTTGCCTTTCTTTGTGGATTCCCACAACGGTTGGCCTTAAAGTGAGAATAT comes from the Gossypium hirsutum isolate 1008001.06 chromosome A06, Gossypium_hirsutum_v2.1, whole genome shotgun sequence genome and includes:
- the LOC107962928 gene encoding uncharacterized protein → MSPQRYRHFPPFPSCFRPSAAADNRHMPSPQTAAKTSLATSLYDTNIGLFSLIWSRTFLGHSLHLHHHHHHLPSSSLSVLSSSALHFHLNIKSFAFWKKKGCKKLSSATVPNVKIFWDLSRAKFGSGPEPDSGFFVAVVVDGEMTILVGDATKEAYTRTRAQNPGSRSSQTLVLRKEHVLGNRVYSTKARFGGKLRDISIDCRVNEDAQLCLSVDNKRVLQIKRLKWKFRGNERIEVDGVWIGVSWDVYSWLFDKDGNNGRPAVFIFKFENQGSETMEDPFKEGVVLGQQSPCSDGIEWKKKRRSLLRSARSSSSSSISMSSASSGCSSSVMEWESVEESELCAPMGFSLLVYAWRN